One genomic region from Argentina anserina chromosome 2, drPotAnse1.1, whole genome shotgun sequence encodes:
- the LOC126784780 gene encoding protein PHLOEM UNLOADING MODULATOR: MWRRPRSGGLGIAAISYVAVDYLRHLSPAWHHRLMPVLWSLLALVSVSRVPFYKHWSSEFRSLKAFVASMVFMLLTLLFEAGCVRFVTVVLGLDWHRDTSPLPDTGQWFLLAQNEQLPHAIVEMLRARIIGLHHFLMLFMILAFSVLFDSVKAPGLGLGARYMFTMAIGRILRSITFVATIVPSPRPWCANVRFGGHSYPHPWAQKYYVPYASDSHAIGQVIQKDIAFADTGKLLGDYRPDWGSMSFLIDFLRPSQSDGSWYNLLRTAGGGCNDLVYSGHVLVAVLTAMAWTEAYGGYSSGFIWLLVLHSAQREIRERHHYTVDVVVAIYAGILIWKVTSFLWSATDTSTGRRINVLEKIHSRLTQAAKDDNIDEVRELLREVELASQDNQKAPSKAMYLLGCGIVISAIIIVLLALVLTSDG, encoded by the exons atgTGGCGGCGACCAAGGTCCGGCGGGCTCGGCATCGCCGCCATTTCCTACGTCGCAGTTGACTACCTCCGCCACCTGTCCCCGGCGTGGCACCATCGCCTCATGCCGGTGCTCTGGTCGCTTCTGGCTCTCGTCTCCGTCAGCCGCGTCCCGTTCTACAAGCACTGGAGCTCCGAGTTCCGCTCCCTCAAAGCCTTCGTTGCTTCCATGGTGTTCATGCTCCTCACCCTTCTCTTTGAAGCCGGCTGCGTCCGATTCGTCACCGTCGTCCTCGGCCTCGATTGGCACCG TGATACATCTCCTCTTCCTGACACTGGCcagtggtttcttttggcacAGAATGAGCAACTACCTCATGCAATAGTTGAAATGTTGAGAGCTCGAATTATCGGATTGCATCACTTCCTCATGTTGTTTATGATCCTGGCTTTTTCCGTACTGTTTGATTCTGTAAAGGCTCCTGGCCTTGGACTAGGTGCACGATATATGTTCACCATGGCCATTGGCCGTATTCTTCGTTCCATAACTTTTGTTGCAACAATTGTACCATCACCCAGGCCTTGGTGTGCTAATGTTCGGTTTGGAGGTCATTCATATCCTCATCCTTGGGCTCAGAAATATTATGTCCCTTATGCTTCAGACTCTCATGCTATTGGTCAGGTGATACAAAAAGATATAGCCTTTG CTGATACTGGAAAATTACTTGGTGACTACCGTCCAGACTGGGGTTCCATGAGCTTCCTGATTGATTTCTTGCGACCAAGCCAATCTGACGGATCATGGTATAATTTGCTGAGGACTGCTGGAGGCGGCTGCAATGACCTCGTGTACAGCGGGCATGTTCTAGTTGCTGTATTGACAGCTATGGCTTGGACG GAAGCTTATGGTGGTTATAGCTCGGGCTTCATATGGTTACTTGTCTTGCACTCTGCTCAGAGGGAAATACGTGAACGGCACCATTATACTGTAGATGTTGTTGTAGCTATTTATGCAGGCATCCTCATTTGGAAGGTGACGAGTTTTCTCTGGTCAGCCACGGACACTTCCACAGGTAGGAGGATAAATGTTCTAGAGAAAATTCATAGTCGACTGACCCAAGCCGCTAAGGACGACAATATAGATGAAGTGAGAGAACTGCTTAGAGAGGTTGAGTTGGCTAGTCAAGATAACCAGAAAGCCCCAAGCAAGGCTATGTATTTACTTGGTTGTGGCATTGTGATTTCGGCAATCATCATCGTTCTTCTAGCATTAGTCTTGACAAGTGATGGATAA